In Desulfobacterales bacterium, the DNA window TGACGGCGACACCGCCACCTTGGTCCGGATACTTCACCGAAGCGAAATCTACCGTTATTTCCCGTAACAGAAACGGGATGTTCTATCATAGAATTATTGCAGATGGCAGCCACCCTAAGGCAGAGCACATTTATAACGATTCTGATCGTGATGAAAAACACCGGGTGCGTCAAGTCGGGCTGTTCGTGGCATAAGCCGACTCTATCATCATCCCACAGCGTACGTCAACTGAATTACTTAAGTGCGATGTCCCCCTAGACGCACACTCCCGCTCCGGCGCAGCCCGAGTTCTTCTCATCCAATCAAGCGCCTTGTTCGGCGTTTTTCTTGGCGTGTCTTTTCACTATAGGCAGGAGTGACCGCAAGGCTTCATTCACTGAGTCATGATCGGGGAAATATTGGGCCACGTCAGAATCAATTACAACAACGTTTGCCCCCTCCGCATATCTCTTTGCATATTTACCTTTTACTCCTTTACTGAAATCATATCCCTCTAGCATGTCAGGATCATTTTGCATTACTTTCATAATATGACCTCTCTTTTTTCGTCGCCTCTCTGGCGCTTATTATTCTAATATTGTCACCACGCTCAGTATGCACAACAATTAACATGCGGTTTTTATGGGAGATTCCAATTAAAATAAACCGTTCTTCATCTTCGGAGTGAAGCGGATCATGGA includes these proteins:
- a CDS encoding BrnT family toxin, encoding MLSFEWDIEKGKSNEQKHGISFGEASTVFADPLSLTIHDPLHSEDEERFILIGISHKNRMLIVVHTERGDNIRIISAREATKKERSYYESNAK